A genome region from Arachis duranensis cultivar V14167 chromosome 8, aradu.V14167.gnm2.J7QH, whole genome shotgun sequence includes the following:
- the LOC107462222 gene encoding uncharacterized protein LOC107462222, with protein MASLVSKLSFFFFFVLVLSPQIQAREGKVFSLFTHFRTIYNVKEHQNLPEKPKAKSPTPAPTLEPIAAPTPEPITAPAPAPAPESGSTTVESGPAPEPDFVDNGNGYGLYGTESSATQYSSPNKETPITTTTTFENELLDEDLTGESFNNNNNNNNNYNYNPNSYSNNVVKRNSNNYNNEEEFRNNYNNGYNKNHEDSYSNNNEEEFRSSYNNGYDNKNHEDSYFNNNYNERYTNNYNNGNEYSNNKNNYNERYTSNYNTNNEYNSNYNNVFDEVKREGMSDTRFMENGKYYYTVKNNNNQNYNLNEYESVRGKTENEGYYEKTQYPNEFDTMEEYEKQQESQGYTP; from the coding sequence ATGGCTTCTTTAGTATCcaaactctctttcttcttcttctttgtcctTGTTCTCTCCCCTCAAATTCAAGCCAGAGAAGGCAAAGTCTTTAGCCTCTTCACCCATTTTAGAACCATCTACAATGTCAAAGAGCATCAAAATTTGCCTGAGAAACCAAAAGCTAAATCACCAACACCAGCACCCACACTAGAGCCTATAGCAGCACCAACACCAGAACCAATCACTGCACCAGCACCAGCACCAGCACCAGAATCAGGATCAACAACAGTAGAATCAGGGCCAGCACCAGAGCCTGATTTTGTTGACAATGGAAATGGCTATGGCCTTTATGGCACTGAGTCTTCTGCTACTCAATATTCTTCTCCCAATAAGGAGACTCCAATCACAACCACAACCACCTTTGAGAATGAGCTTCTTGATGAAGATCTCACTGGTGAGagcttcaacaacaacaacaacaacaacaataattataaCTACAACCCCAACAGCTACAGCAACAATGTGGTGAAAAGAAACAGCAACAATtacaacaatgaagaagagttCAGGAACAATTACAACAATGGCTATAACAAGAACCATGAGGACAGctactccaacaacaatgaagaagagttCAGGAGCAGTTACAACAATGGCTATGATAACAAGAACCATGAGGACAGCTACTTCAACAACAACTACAATGAAAGGTACACCAATAACTACAACAATGGCAATGAATACAGCAACAACAAAAACAACTACAATGAAAGGTATACCAGTAACTACAACACTAACAATGAATACAACAGCAACTACAACAATGTCTTTGATGAGGTGAAGAGAGAAGGAATGAGTGACACAAGGTTCATGGAGAATGGCAAGTACTATTATACTGTGAAGAACAATAATAATCAGAATTATAACCTCAATGAGTATGAATCAGTGAGAGGAAAAACTGAGAATGAAGGATACTATGAGAAAACTCAGTACCCTAATGAGTTTGACACCATGGAAGAGTATGAGAAGCAGCAAGAAAGCCAAGGGTATACACCATGa